A window of the Microbulbifer aggregans genome harbors these coding sequences:
- a CDS encoding TonB-dependent receptor, protein MMSLSNKRFRPALLSAAIAASVTSVGVFAQEAQEGAKSLEEVTVTGFRKSVMDSIDTKRDAKAVVEAISAEDIGKLPDSSIAESIARLPGLAAQRLDGRASRVSIRGFGENESATTFNGREQVSISDNRGVEFDLYPSEIMSGVTVYKTPTASIEAEGIAGVIDMQTVKPLERGERVIKVNSQYEMTSFDKLNPDGEDQGHRATVSYIDQFADDTIGVAFAFNTMSSPNQEERWNSWGYPEFTGPDGNNYSILGGAKPFVRSSVLDRDSVMLVVEAQPNDKLNMTFDALYVDFSDEKILRGIEIPFAWGQGSISPDSATVDPSTGFITGATTEGQRVVVRNDLETRAAELNNFGFNTKYDFSDTLQLEFDVSHSAVERDIWSFESYAGTGRGDSEGIADDISYTFDGGNTGAKFDPSLDYSDYSLIQLGGPLTWGWSAALNDSLGITGTPLENTGQDGFLNAPEIDDELTSLKLAATQMVEVGIVNEISYGISYRDREKTKKSEGYFMTLSNFPGMLEVPEQYRLGTASLDFIGMGDMIAYDAAAMLKDGYYSLLAESLTNTSHLTKSWSVSEAVTAAFAQASFETDVAGYALTGNAGMRYVHTEQQSQGAAGQIIDGLVVTSPTDITHDYGHFLPSLNLALSIDEQQTVRFGAAKTISRARMDEMNASILVDYFGGGDNPRPDENGNFWSISGGNPELEPKEAIGLDLSYENYFSEEGYFSAALFWKDLSNWHFDDNYIVDLAGVADPETGIVPENTTATGYGKINAGGGTLQGYELSVVLPFNMFSESLDGFGLLASHTGLETDIQDQNGNDYQLPGLSESIQTLTAYYENYGFSARASMRKRDDFKGEVYGVGFDTQQVDVVGETIVDVQLGYDFADAGISGLEGLSVYLQGQNLTDEPFTTLSGDNALQVRDYQSYGSIYLLGFSYEL, encoded by the coding sequence ATGATGAGTCTATCCAACAAGCGCTTCCGGCCAGCCCTGCTGTCCGCAGCGATCGCAGCGTCCGTTACCTCTGTTGGTGTTTTCGCACAGGAAGCACAGGAAGGAGCGAAGTCGCTGGAAGAAGTAACCGTAACCGGCTTCCGCAAGAGTGTGATGGACTCCATCGACACCAAGCGCGATGCCAAGGCCGTTGTTGAGGCCATCTCTGCCGAAGATATCGGCAAACTGCCCGATTCCTCCATTGCTGAATCCATCGCCCGCCTGCCTGGCCTGGCTGCTCAGCGCCTGGACGGCCGCGCCAGCCGCGTTTCCATCCGTGGTTTCGGTGAAAACGAAAGCGCCACCACCTTCAATGGTCGTGAGCAGGTTTCCATCAGCGACAACCGCGGTGTGGAATTCGACCTGTACCCGTCCGAGATCATGAGCGGTGTGACTGTTTACAAGACGCCGACTGCCAGCATCGAAGCTGAAGGCATTGCCGGTGTGATCGACATGCAGACCGTCAAGCCGCTCGAGCGTGGCGAGCGTGTCATCAAGGTGAACTCCCAGTACGAGATGACCAGCTTCGACAAGCTGAATCCCGATGGTGAGGACCAGGGCCACCGCGCCACCGTTTCCTACATCGACCAGTTCGCTGATGACACCATCGGTGTGGCTTTCGCCTTCAACACCATGAGCTCCCCGAACCAGGAAGAGCGCTGGAACTCCTGGGGTTACCCCGAGTTCACCGGCCCAGATGGCAATAACTACTCCATCCTTGGCGGTGCCAAGCCGTTCGTTCGCTCCTCTGTACTGGATCGTGACAGCGTAATGCTGGTGGTTGAAGCGCAGCCGAACGACAAACTGAACATGACTTTCGATGCCCTGTACGTAGACTTCTCCGACGAGAAGATCCTGCGTGGTATCGAGATTCCGTTTGCCTGGGGCCAGGGCTCCATCAGCCCGGATAGCGCCACTGTAGATCCGTCTACTGGTTTCATCACCGGTGCCACCACCGAAGGCCAGCGCGTCGTCGTTCGTAACGACCTCGAGACCCGTGCTGCAGAACTGAACAACTTCGGTTTCAACACCAAGTACGACTTCTCCGACACTCTGCAGCTCGAGTTCGACGTGAGCCACTCTGCAGTAGAGCGCGATATCTGGAGCTTCGAGAGCTACGCCGGCACTGGCCGTGGTGACAGCGAAGGTATTGCCGACGACATCAGCTACACCTTCGATGGCGGCAACACCGGTGCCAAGTTCGATCCCAGCCTGGACTACAGCGATTACAGCCTGATCCAGCTCGGTGGCCCGCTGACCTGGGGCTGGAGCGCTGCTCTGAACGATAGCCTCGGCATTACCGGCACTCCGCTGGAAAACACCGGACAGGACGGCTTCCTGAACGCCCCGGAAATCGACGATGAGCTGACCTCCCTGAAGCTGGCGGCTACCCAGATGGTAGAAGTCGGTATCGTCAACGAGATCTCCTACGGTATTTCCTACCGCGACCGTGAGAAGACCAAGAAGTCTGAGGGTTACTTCATGACCCTGAGCAACTTCCCGGGCATGCTGGAAGTACCCGAGCAGTATCGTCTCGGCACTGCCTCTCTGGACTTCATCGGCATGGGTGACATGATCGCCTATGACGCGGCTGCCATGCTGAAAGATGGCTACTACAGCCTGCTGGCGGAATCCCTGACCAACACCAGCCACCTGACCAAGTCCTGGTCCGTGAGCGAGGCGGTCACCGCAGCTTTCGCTCAGGCTAGCTTCGAAACTGACGTTGCCGGCTATGCTCTGACCGGTAATGCCGGCATGCGCTACGTGCACACCGAGCAGCAGTCCCAGGGTGCTGCGGGCCAAATCATTGACGGTCTGGTGGTAACTTCTCCGACAGATATTACCCACGACTACGGCCACTTCCTGCCGAGCCTGAACCTGGCCCTGTCCATCGACGAGCAACAGACTGTTCGTTTCGGTGCCGCCAAGACCATTTCTCGTGCTCGTATGGATGAGATGAACGCCTCTATTCTGGTCGACTACTTCGGTGGTGGCGATAACCCCCGCCCGGACGAGAACGGCAACTTCTGGAGCATCAGCGGTGGTAACCCCGAGCTGGAGCCGAAGGAAGCCATTGGTCTTGACCTGTCCTATGAGAACTACTTCAGCGAAGAGGGTTACTTCTCTGCTGCATTGTTCTGGAAAGACCTCAGCAACTGGCACTTCGACGACAACTACATTGTCGACCTGGCTGGTGTAGCTGATCCGGAAACCGGTATCGTTCCAGAGAACACCACTGCGACCGGCTACGGCAAGATCAATGCTGGTGGCGGCACTCTGCAGGGCTACGAGCTGTCTGTAGTACTGCCGTTCAACATGTTCTCCGAGAGCCTCGACGGCTTCGGTCTGCTGGCCAGCCACACCGGCCTGGAAACTGATATTCAGGACCAGAATGGCAACGACTACCAGCTGCCGGGTCTGTCCGAGAGCATCCAGACCCTGACCGCCTACTACGAAAACTATGGCTTCTCTGCCCGTGCGAGCATGCGCAAGCGTGATGACTTCAAGGGCGAGGTTTACGGTGTAGGTTTCGACACCCAGCAGGTTGACGTGGTTGGTGAGACCATCGTCGATGTGCAGCTGGGCTACGACTTTGCCGATGCCGGCATCAGCGGCCTGGAAGGTCTGTCTGTGTACCTGCAGGGTCAGAACCTGACCGACGAGCCTTTCACTACCCTGAGTGGTGACAACGCTCTGCAGGTTCGCGACTACCAGAGCTATGGCAGCATCTACCTGCTGGGCTTCAGCTACGAGCTGTAA
- the glk gene encoding glucokinase: MTSIVADIGGTNARFAIAVPKEGGYALEALKVVDCQRFDGFAGALQHWLDGLDQPHPQRACIAAAGPVERNAAGGRVIMTNLGWQICAEDLKSNLGLEQALLINDFAALAQSLPLLGSDEYQVLRDVPRLKGATMAVLGPGTGLGVAGLALGGDKPQVLAGEGGHANLGVVSERELQLLQIMMRTQSPVFNEWVLSGSGLVHLYRAVCELHGRTAEDLQPQDVSARGLSGADALCRETLLDFLNFLGSVAGDTALYLGARGGVFIGGGILPRIAELLPESEFEQRFLAKGRVEQWIKTVPLYALNAGYQALIGAAAALEN; the protein is encoded by the coding sequence ATGACAAGCATCGTAGCGGACATCGGCGGCACCAACGCCCGCTTTGCCATTGCCGTACCCAAAGAGGGCGGCTACGCGCTGGAAGCGCTGAAAGTGGTGGACTGCCAGCGCTTCGATGGCTTTGCCGGTGCCCTGCAGCACTGGCTCGATGGGCTGGATCAGCCACACCCGCAACGCGCCTGTATCGCAGCCGCGGGGCCGGTAGAGCGTAATGCCGCCGGTGGGCGGGTGATCATGACCAACCTCGGTTGGCAGATTTGCGCTGAAGACCTGAAGAGTAATCTCGGCCTGGAGCAGGCCCTGCTGATCAATGATTTTGCTGCGCTGGCCCAGTCGTTACCGCTGCTCGGCAGTGACGAATACCAGGTGCTGCGCGACGTGCCGCGTCTGAAAGGCGCCACCATGGCAGTTCTCGGACCGGGTACCGGCCTCGGTGTGGCCGGACTGGCGCTTGGCGGCGATAAGCCGCAGGTGCTGGCGGGTGAGGGTGGTCACGCCAACCTGGGCGTGGTCAGTGAGCGCGAGTTGCAGTTACTGCAGATCATGATGCGCACCCAGAGCCCGGTATTTAACGAGTGGGTGCTGTCCGGCAGCGGGCTGGTGCACCTGTACCGCGCGGTGTGTGAATTACACGGCCGCACGGCAGAAGACCTGCAGCCGCAGGATGTGAGCGCGCGCGGTTTGAGCGGTGCCGATGCGCTGTGCCGGGAAACCCTGCTGGATTTCCTCAATTTCCTCGGCAGCGTTGCCGGTGATACCGCCCTGTACCTGGGCGCTCGCGGCGGTGTGTTTATTGGCGGCGGAATCCTGCCGCGGATCGCAGAGCTGCTGCCGGAAAGTGAATTCGAACAGCGCTTCCTCGCCAAAGGGCGGGTGGAGCAATGGATAAAAACGGTGCCCCTTTACGCGCTGAATGCCGGTTACCAGGCATTGATCGGCGCGGCGGCGGCACTAGAAAACTGA
- a CDS encoding sugar ABC transporter permease, translated as MKEILAQGKPAVEIPGVPRWERAQRVLREVLSWRFALLVFASLVVIYPLLWVVSLAFSGQQSLQLVQDTQDMGFWAQLAALVPLPEQWSLDNFRAVLTEQPFMRWLLNSVVVAAGTTVIGLVLSCTAAYAFSRFSFPGRNRGLMLFLVSQMFPAVLMLIPLYVIVVQWLGLGNSWLGLILVYAITALPFCVWMLKGYFDTLPFEIEESALLEGASRMTIFYRIILPLARPAIAVTGLFSFMTAWNEFILASIFMDDESLYTVPVGLRFFVSDYSSEWGYFAAGSILVSVPVILLFLALQRFLVSGLSSGAVKG; from the coding sequence ATGAAAGAGATCCTGGCGCAAGGTAAGCCCGCGGTCGAGATTCCGGGGGTTCCCCGGTGGGAGCGGGCGCAGCGCGTGTTGCGAGAGGTACTGAGTTGGCGTTTCGCCCTGCTGGTGTTTGCCTCGCTGGTGGTGATCTATCCATTGCTGTGGGTGGTGAGCCTCGCCTTTTCCGGCCAGCAATCCCTGCAGTTGGTGCAGGACACCCAGGATATGGGGTTCTGGGCCCAGCTGGCGGCGCTGGTGCCACTGCCGGAGCAATGGTCGCTGGATAATTTCCGTGCGGTGCTTACCGAGCAGCCCTTTATGCGCTGGCTGCTGAACAGTGTGGTGGTGGCCGCCGGGACCACGGTGATCGGGCTGGTGCTGTCCTGTACCGCCGCCTATGCCTTTTCCCGTTTCAGCTTCCCCGGGCGCAACCGTGGCCTGATGCTGTTTCTGGTGTCGCAGATGTTCCCGGCAGTGCTGATGCTGATCCCGCTTTACGTCATCGTGGTGCAGTGGCTGGGGCTGGGTAATTCCTGGCTCGGGCTGATCCTGGTCTACGCTATCACCGCGCTGCCCTTCTGCGTGTGGATGCTGAAGGGCTACTTCGACACCCTGCCGTTCGAGATCGAGGAGTCGGCGCTGCTTGAAGGTGCATCCCGGATGACGATTTTCTACCGCATCATCCTGCCGCTGGCGCGGCCGGCGATCGCGGTGACCGGGCTCTTCTCATTTATGACTGCCTGGAACGAGTTCATTCTGGCCTCCATTTTTATGGACGATGAGTCGCTGTACACCGTGCCAGTGGGGCTGCGCTTTTTCGTCAGCGATTACTCGTCCGAATGGGGCTACTTTGCTGCCGGCTCCATCCTGGTCTCGGTGCCCGTGATATTGCTGTTCCTGGCGCTGCAGCGCTTCCTCGTGTCCGGTCTGTCTTCCGGCGCGGTTAAGGGGTAG